A genomic region of Nitrososphaerota archaeon contains the following coding sequences:
- a CDS encoding branched-chain amino acid ABC transporter permease has product TFEVNRIIIALISILINVFLYLFLRYTKVGLAMRATVDQPEGAQIVGINIYTIFAISFGIGVLLGGWSGILISILYSAINPFMGVPYTLIALVLVVLAGVGSFKGNIVGGFILGYLAYFTMRVIHSALTLVVIYAILILILLVRPRGLFVR; this is encoded by the coding sequence ACCTTCGAGGTTAACAGGATAATTATTGCGCTTATATCAATTCTCATTAACGTCTTCCTCTACCTCTTCCTACGCTATACCAAAGTAGGTCTAGCTATGAGGGCTACTGTCGACCAACCCGAAGGCGCCCAGATTGTTGGAATAAATATCTACACGATCTTTGCCATTTCATTCGGCATAGGCGTCCTACTCGGGGGTTGGTCTGGTATTTTAATAAGCATCTTGTACTCGGCAATAAATCCGTTTATGGGTGTCCCTTACACGCTAATTGCTTTAGTTCTCGTGGTCTTAGCAGGTGTAGGTAGCTTTAAGGGCAATATCGTTGGGGGCTTTATACTAGGATATCTCGCATATTTCACGATGAGGGTAATTCACTCTGCTTTAACTCTCGTCGTCATCTACGCTATTTTAATATTAATACTTCTAGTCAGGCCTAGAGGCCTTTTTGTGAGGTGA
- a CDS encoding branched-chain amino acid ABC transporter permease — MNSGNSLKYYILIGVFAVLSCAPFFVSPYYLAMLTSILCWIGLSVSWYFFSGLTKYVSLGSATFFGIGVYITAVFGRSLPFPLVLLLVGVIVFLFASGIGLVTLRLRGIFFAIFTYGLAELLNNIILFWEMKVTGTRGRFIITMDVYYPILLITFVALITVLLLMRSNIGLALRMIGDCEEAAIHFGVNTTKYKILGFAISSLFMGLLGAAFAPRWGYIDSGIAFNSLYSFMPAIMTLFGGAQMFIGPIVGAVILSILEEYLLTTFKDYFMLILGSIMIVVILTLPDGITGKLLKRGVKAPRTPP, encoded by the coding sequence TTGAATAGCGGTAACTCATTGAAATACTATATCCTCATAGGCGTTTTTGCGGTTCTTTCGTGCGCCCCATTCTTTGTATCACCCTACTATTTGGCGATGTTGACGAGTATTTTATGTTGGATCGGATTATCGGTGAGCTGGTACTTCTTTAGCGGTCTCACAAAATATGTATCATTAGGCTCTGCGACCTTTTTTGGAATAGGCGTATACATTACAGCGGTGTTCGGTAGATCTTTACCATTCCCCCTTGTCCTACTTTTAGTTGGTGTAATCGTCTTCCTGTTCGCGTCTGGAATTGGTCTAGTAACTCTAAGGTTGCGTGGGATTTTCTTCGCTATATTTACTTACGGTCTCGCTGAGCTTCTAAACAACATCATATTGTTCTGGGAGATGAAGGTTACTGGGACACGTGGTAGGTTTATCATTACTATGGATGTGTATTACCCAATTCTGTTAATCACGTTTGTAGCGCTTATAACCGTACTACTTTTAATGAGAAGTAATATAGGTCTCGCCCTAAGGATGATTGGAGATTGCGAGGAGGCTGCTATTCATTTCGGCGTGAATACTACTAAGTATAAGATATTGGGTTTCGCCATTAGCAGCTTGTTTATGGGTTTATTAGGTGCAGCTTTTGCACCTAGGTGGGGGTACATAGACTCCGGCATCGCTTTTAATTCACTATACTCCTTTATGCCGGCGATCATGACCCTGTTTGGTGGGGCGCAGATGTTCATTGGTCCTATAGTAGGTGCTGTAATCCTTTCAATTCTAGAGGAATATTTACTCACCACGTTCAAGGACTACTTTATGCTGATCCTTGGATCAATAATGATCGTAGTCATCCTTACTCTACCAGACGGTATAACCGGTAAGCTTCTCAAAAGAGGGGTTAAAGCCCCAAGAACGCCTCCCTAA
- a CDS encoding ABC transporter ATP-binding protein: MLEVRELNVMRGRLQVIWDASIDVKNGEIVALIGSNGAGKTTLLSAIAGLLKPVSGTIHFQGKNISGLPPYRIVDLGVAFVPEDRKLFANCSVRENLLLGAYGSRAKGRTKEMLETVCQVFPILKERENQLASTLSGGEQRMLAIARSLMSNPELLLVDEPSQGLSPKMTAEVFKTLEKLRERGISILLAEQNIYYALKMADRAYVMEVGKVTLEGKSSDLLTNGYVREAFLGL, from the coding sequence ATGTTAGAGGTTAGAGAGTTAAACGTGATGAGAGGTCGTCTACAAGTTATCTGGGATGCATCCATCGACGTTAAAAATGGTGAAATAGTGGCTTTGATCGGTTCTAATGGCGCAGGGAAGACCACGCTTCTAAGCGCTATAGCTGGGCTGCTTAAACCAGTCTCTGGCACCATACATTTTCAAGGTAAAAACATCTCTGGGTTACCGCCTTATCGGATTGTAGATCTTGGGGTCGCTTTTGTGCCCGAAGACAGAAAACTGTTTGCTAACTGCTCGGTTCGCGAAAACTTGTTACTAGGAGCATACGGTTCAAGGGCCAAGGGTCGGACAAAGGAGATGCTCGAGACAGTTTGTCAAGTATTTCCGATATTGAAGGAAAGGGAGAACCAGCTAGCTAGCACCTTAAGCGGTGGAGAGCAGAGGATGTTAGCTATAGCGCGGAGCCTAATGTCAAATCCTGAACTGCTGCTGGTAGACGAGCCTTCACAGGGTTTATCGCCAAAGATGACTGCTGAAGTTTTTAAGACCTTAGAGAAACTTAGGGAACGTGGCATCAGTATTTTATTGGCGGAGCAGAATATCTACTACGCTCTGAAGATGGCGGATAGAGCTTATGTGATGGAGGTGGGAAAGGTGACTTTAGAAGGAAAGAGCTCAGATCTTCTAACGAATGGCTACGTTAGGGAGGCGTTCTTGGGGCTTTAA
- a CDS encoding ABC transporter ATP-binding protein — translation MLEGIRISKRFGGLLALRDVDFCVYDGEILGLIGPNGAGKTTLFNVVTGEYAPTSGTVRFDGVDITGFKPYEICKMGIARTFQTPKPFSQMTVYENLLAASIFGRSKSKNSSNVRSEIDQILDRFSLTNKRLVLASELPLYEQRLLEIARALATKPKLLLLDEVMAGLNPKETIQASNIIQHLREDGITIFIIEHNMRAIMKLSNRVLVLNQGMKIAEGKPDEVSKDASVIEAYLGEAYVRG, via the coding sequence TTGTTGGAAGGTATAAGGATAAGCAAGCGGTTTGGAGGGCTTCTTGCTCTTCGTGATGTTGATTTTTGTGTGTACGATGGTGAAATTCTTGGTTTGATAGGTCCTAACGGGGCTGGCAAGACGACGCTCTTTAATGTAGTGACGGGCGAATACGCCCCTACATCTGGTACTGTTAGATTTGACGGTGTGGACATAACTGGTTTCAAACCTTATGAAATTTGCAAAATGGGTATTGCTAGAACATTTCAGACCCCAAAACCTTTTTCACAGATGACCGTGTATGAAAATCTACTTGCGGCTTCGATTTTTGGACGCAGTAAATCTAAGAACTCGTCTAACGTCCGATCTGAAATCGACCAGATACTTGATAGGTTCTCGCTGACAAATAAGAGGTTGGTTCTAGCTTCAGAGTTACCTCTCTATGAGCAGAGGCTCCTTGAAATTGCGAGGGCATTAGCTACAAAGCCTAAACTTTTGCTATTAGATGAGGTGATGGCGGGTTTGAACCCTAAGGAGACCATTCAAGCGAGCAACATTATCCAGCATCTACGTGAAGATGGTATTACAATCTTCATAATTGAGCATAACATGCGCGCAATCATGAAGCTATCAAATCGCGTGCTCGTACTTAACCAAGGAATGAAGATAGCTGAAGGAAAGCCAGATGAAGTAAGTAAGGATGCATCGGTTATAGAAGCTTATCTAGGTGAGGCGTATGTTAGAGGTTAG